The nucleotide window TGTTGTTATTTTTGAGTCATTATGGAATATGAAGTATAAGATTAGAAACAAAGCGAGGGGCGTTAGTTATTTATCCTagggaaatattttgaaaagtttgaaCTTTTTGTATGTTCCAATTTTTGGCACGACCCCAGAGCTGGTCCAGAttggttttttatataatacgtatgtagGTTTGCATATATACATGTATGCATATgcgtatgtatttaaattgtataggacAGGTACCACTGCAATCTACACGAGTCGATATTACATACCATGCCGAGCAaacccaccccccccccccccccgtggtcATGTCCCACCACTGGCCGCCGTGTCATATTAACGCGCGTACAcgcactttattattttatcacccACCCACGCCCCCCGAGTTAacgtatacattaaaaatatttatttatatattatatttaaatatatttatcgaacTCCGCGTCACTGCCCCGCGACAAAATGTCAAACGCGCAAAACGTCCATTCGGatgatgtacaatattattattattgctcatTGTTATGTTCTATTGTACTTACACGCGATATTATTTAGGCGTATGGAGCTCGGTCTTTATAGTCATCGCCCGACACGCATAAAATTCggagtacaatataatatataacacatcaCTCATATTCCATTGATGTCAATGAGATTTTACCTAGTACTCTTGGagaatatagttaataattgataaatattaaaatgaccatcgctaatatttgtatttataaacaattttcaatgttCCAAGTTTTTGAGAGATGTATTTTCATGCTTCAAAATCTagcaataataaaatctaatatataaaattctcgtgtcacaatgttagtctcgatactcctccgaaacggctagaccgatttttgtgaaattttttatgcatattcggtaggtatgagaatcggccaacatctatttttcatacccctaagtgataagggttgtcgagaaaaaaaaaatatattattatttacgatagaaatatttgtttataaatggttgctattggttataatatattatataaaaaataatagtgtattatatattagttgctattggttaatcgggcatgtttgttgaataatattattattaatattgtcatcaatatattatatgtctgagaatcggctattgcctattatctaagtttgtatgctgtgctataagtaattccggagttatggcctcttaagtGCACAATATTAATCACACAGTAGTGTATTGTTGACACGTAGCAACGTAATAACctgtggttattttttattatttgtttccgtGGCACGCGCGTCTATGGCATTAAAAGTTACGTTTTACGACAAATGTTTTTTCGATTTCATTTATAAGAGGTCTAACgtacatagattttttttcacgtttctaacaatatattttcgattaaattaagaaaaataaaatttattgctTTCGTAAAACAGTCTGACTTTTTTTACTCGTCGGATTTTAGCACGgctaggttaggtttttgtattaattgattatagtaggtggaattaagtaaaaacgacaaacttggtataactttgatattttagagttgaatcatacacttacgtaggtacaaagtttgagtcatttTGGGACCGGTCTATAGCTGCCTACCGTAAAACGGGCGATCTTTACACACCAACAAATTttaacgtaaatatttaattatttttctttattggcCGTAATATggcgttataagtaggtacaaatttTTCGTTATCTCGTCATTGTCATAATCATAATCACACCGTCTGGTAGAACATCCTCGCCGACACCAGGATGGATATTACGGCGCACTGCACCGCAGACCCGGTGAGAGATGGATAACCGTTGGCAGGACCGGTGGCGTTTCCTGTGCCGTTGCCTGGAACGGCGGGGGCTGGGGCTTCGGCCTTCGGAGCTTCGGCGGCTCCGGCGGCCCCGGCGCCGGCGTCAGGTGCTGCGCCGGCGTCCGGTGCTGCGTCTCCGGCGCCTCCAGCGGCTGCGGCGGGTGTGGCGGCTGCTTTGGCGGCGTCAGGTGTTTCGGCCTGGAAAGCTGTTTTTGCCTCAATACctgaaaacacaatattatattataatgaatccGTCGT belongs to Acyrthosiphon pisum isolate AL4f unplaced genomic scaffold, pea_aphid_22Mar2018_4r6ur Scaffold_21715;HRSCAF=24677, whole genome shotgun sequence and includes:
- the LOC100575659 gene encoding uncharacterized protein LOC100575659 → MNPSAVTLIVVTLVLCGIFIQSIEAKTAFQAETPDAAKAAATPAAAAGGAGDAAPDAGAAPDAGAGAAGAAEAPKAEAPAPAVPGNGTGNATGPANGYPSLTGSAVQCAVISILVSARMFYQTV